From Enhydrobacter sp., the proteins below share one genomic window:
- a CDS encoding FkbM family methyltransferase: MGRWLIEHLPAVGAAYAALLAPGIPRIAQRPGWRFAEEYYDQRRWLACRRGALWEAASKSSIDVPLILPWHGGTMVDVTLGNDNSLCLYVCGSFEPNEFAFLDRLLQPGMVFVDVGANDGYYSLFAARKVGPTGHVVAIEPSERERLNLVRNLERNGIRNITVVEAALGATRGMADLRLAHGVHSGHNTLGKFAHDDVVAASLERIRVETLDQIATDLKLTRLDFVKIDVEGAEASVVAGAGAVIKRMRPVMLMEINDGALRAQGHSAKALLSMLREQFGYEILVFSPSSGLLVAMTDDEHLSSNVVACPTEKLIQLPGGRLA, encoded by the coding sequence ATGGGGCGCTGGCTGATCGAGCATCTGCCGGCGGTCGGCGCCGCTTATGCGGCGCTTCTCGCGCCGGGTATCCCCCGCATCGCGCAGCGCCCCGGGTGGCGTTTTGCCGAGGAATACTACGATCAGCGTCGCTGGCTGGCGTGCCGGCGCGGCGCCTTGTGGGAGGCCGCCTCGAAGAGCAGCATCGACGTGCCGCTGATCCTGCCCTGGCATGGTGGAACCATGGTCGACGTGACCCTGGGCAACGACAACAGCCTGTGCCTGTATGTCTGCGGTTCGTTCGAGCCCAACGAATTCGCCTTCCTCGATCGTTTGCTGCAGCCCGGCATGGTGTTCGTCGACGTCGGCGCCAACGACGGATATTACTCGTTGTTCGCCGCCCGCAAGGTCGGCCCGACCGGCCACGTGGTCGCCATCGAGCCGAGCGAGCGCGAGCGCCTGAACCTCGTGCGCAACCTCGAGCGCAACGGCATCCGCAACATCACGGTCGTCGAGGCGGCGCTCGGCGCGACGCGCGGCATGGCCGATCTGCGGCTGGCCCACGGCGTGCATTCCGGCCACAACACGCTCGGCAAGTTCGCGCACGACGACGTCGTCGCTGCCAGCCTCGAAAGGATCCGGGTCGAAACCCTCGATCAGATCGCGACCGACCTGAAGCTGACCCGGCTCGATTTCGTGAAGATCGACGTGGAGGGGGCCGAGGCGAGCGTGGTGGCGGGTGCGGGCGCGGTGATCAAGCGCATGCGCCCCGTCATGCTGATGGAAATAAACGACGGTGCGCTGCGGGCGCAGGGCCATAGCGCCAAGGCACTGCTGTCCATGCTGCGCGAGCAGTTCGGCTACGAGATCCTCGTGTTTTCGCCATCCAGCGGGCTGCTGGTGGCCATGACCGACGACGAGCACCTGTCGTCGAACGTGGTCGCCTGCCCTACGGAGAAGCTCATTCAACTTCCCGGGGGACGGCTAGCGTGA
- a CDS encoding peptidylprolyl isomerase encodes MSALLLRAILVVILALGPGLAASQSLRVVARVNDDAVTDFELDQRILFAIRTAGLQDSPDLRQRLRPQILRQMIDERLQIQDARRLGLRATEAEINQRVGDIERNAGMAPGQFRQYVQSIGVPYDIALHQIEASIAWSKIVRRRVRPQVDVSEGEIDDALARIRGNVGKTESRVAEIFVPIDRVDQADEARRAADRIMEQLRRGAPFAAVAQQFSQGATAQAGGDLGWILPGSLDPTLDAAIEKLPLRQPSDPVRSPSGWHILYVIDRRPFATARPDDVRLNLVQMTLALPINASEREASEAMAEAQKALTGVRQCGDLHQRARELKGATTGDLNGIRVGDLRSNPQMFEQIPRLAPGGTAGPFRVAEGLQVVALCSKEGTDGLPTRDAISQQILIQKLEAAARRYMRDLRRLATVDIRQ; translated from the coding sequence ATGTCAGCGCTGTTGCTCCGCGCCATCCTCGTAGTCATCCTCGCCCTCGGACCCGGTCTGGCCGCGTCCCAGAGTCTGCGCGTTGTCGCGCGCGTGAACGACGACGCGGTCACGGATTTCGAACTCGACCAGCGTATCCTGTTCGCCATCCGGACCGCCGGCCTCCAGGATTCACCCGATCTTCGTCAGCGCCTGCGCCCGCAGATTCTGCGCCAGATGATCGACGAACGCCTGCAGATCCAGGACGCCAGGCGGCTCGGCCTGCGCGCCACCGAGGCCGAGATCAACCAGCGCGTCGGCGACATCGAGCGCAACGCCGGCATGGCACCCGGCCAGTTCCGTCAATACGTCCAGAGCATCGGCGTGCCCTACGACATCGCCCTCCACCAGATCGAGGCTTCGATCGCCTGGTCCAAGATCGTCCGCCGGCGGGTGCGCCCGCAGGTCGACGTATCCGAGGGCGAGATCGACGATGCTCTTGCCCGCATCCGCGGCAATGTCGGCAAGACGGAATCGCGCGTCGCTGAGATTTTCGTGCCGATCGACCGGGTCGATCAGGCCGACGAGGCGCGGCGGGCGGCCGACCGCATCATGGAGCAACTGCGCCGCGGCGCGCCATTTGCCGCTGTCGCCCAGCAGTTCTCGCAGGGTGCCACGGCTCAAGCCGGCGGCGACCTCGGCTGGATATTGCCGGGATCTCTCGACCCGACACTCGACGCGGCGATCGAGAAACTGCCGCTGCGCCAGCCATCCGATCCGGTGCGCTCGCCCTCGGGCTGGCACATCCTTTACGTCATCGACCGCCGGCCGTTCGCCACGGCGCGTCCCGACGATGTCAGGCTCAACCTCGTTCAGATGACGCTCGCCCTGCCGATCAATGCCAGCGAACGGGAGGCCAGCGAGGCCATGGCCGAGGCGCAGAAGGCCCTGACCGGCGTGCGCCAGTGCGGTGACCTTCACCAGCGGGCCCGCGAATTGAAGGGCGCCACCACGGGCGACCTCAATGGCATCCGGGTCGGCGACCTGCGCAGCAATCCGCAGATGTTCGAGCAGATCCCGCGTCTCGCCCCCGGCGGTACGGCCGGCCCCTTCCGGGTTGCCGAGGGGCTCCAGGTGGTGGCCCTGTGCAGCAAGGAGGGTACCGACGGCCTGCCGACCCGTGACGCCATTTCCCAACAGATCCTGATCCAGAAGCTCGAGGCGGCAGCCCGCCGCTACATGCGCGACCTGCGGCGGCTCGCCACGGTCGATATCCGGCAATGA